ATCCAACTAGCTTTTTCAGTTGTCAAGAAATATGTTATTCCCGAAAGATCATCAGGTAAGCCCATTCTTGAAAGAGGCGACCGTTTTACAACTTCTGCCTTGACCTCATCATAGTTTGGAAATTTTTTGAGTGCATCTGTGTCGATTGGACCACCAGAAACTGCATTGACTCGAATTCCTTTTTCACCTAATTCTTGAGAGGCATATCGAACAACTGTTTCAACAGCAGCCTTAGAATTTCCGTGTCCTGTGTAATTTGGTGTGAAAACAAGATTTCCTGTTGAAGATAGCGAAATGACTGAACCACCTCCAACTTTTTCCATTCTTTTAACAGCTTCTTGAGTTCCAACAATGAAAGATGTTACCGTCGCTGTGTAAATATTTGTGAGTCCTTTTGGTTTGAGTCGCATAAATGGTCCAAATCCTCCAACAACTGAACGACCCGAAATAATCGCATTTGATACAAAAAAATCTACTCGCTCAAAATCTTCATCAATTTTTTTAAATAAATCTTTGTAAGTTTCAGGCTCTAAAATATTCAACTGGTAAGCTCGGTATTTTCCGCCATGTTTTTCAGTTAAATCTTTCACCATTTCATCAGCAATTTCCGAATTACTATTGTAAGTGAAAGCGACATCAATTCCATTACTTGCAAATTCCTCTACAATTGCCCGACCAATTCCTCGAGTTCCTCCACTAATTACAAGAGTTTTTCTCATCTCTCTAAAGCCTCCTTTGCTTTTTTAACAATATCTGGGTCTTCATGTTGAGCTAGTTTTTTAAGAACAAATTTAGGAACTTCCCAAGATTCCGCAATTTCACCAAGAACTTCTAAATTTTCTCCATATTTTTCAATAATTAGATTTAAAATCTCGTTCGGCTCTTCAACTTCCAAATTATCAAAACGATTTACAATTGCTTTTAAAATATCTGTTGTAGGACTGTTTTCAATAATATTTCGGATTGTATCTTCTGAAACTCTCGCAATATTATTACTTAATACTCTTTCAACAACTTCAGGTTCATTATCTTTTGCTAAGAGTTCAACAACATCTTCAGGAATTTTGTCGTAATATGCAATTGCTTTTCGGACTGCGGGATTTGTGCTATTCGCTAATTTTTGGTAAAGTTCAGCAAGACTCTCATAATCACCAATTCTATCCGCAATTGTTTCAAGTAATTCATATCCAACAGGAAATTCTAAATCATCAATAACTAATTTTACTTTCATTTTAAAACCTCATATTTTTGTAGAGTTTTTTCAAGTTTTTTCATATTTTCTAAACTTGGTGGAGTGAGTGGAAGTCGATATTCAAGAGTTGGAAGAAGCCCAGCAAGATGCATAATTGCTTTAATTGGAATTGGATTCGACTCAACAAAAAGCACACTATTTATTTCACTCAACTCTTGATTTATATCTCGACCTTTTTGGAAATCACCATTTTGAACAGCTTTTACAAGTTCCGCCATTTTGTTTGGTAAAAGATTTGCCGTTACAGAAATCACACCATTTCCGCCAGAAGCAAGAATTTGGTAATTTATCGCATCATCACCACTGATAATATCAAGATTTGGAATATTTCGTAATTCAACAACTCGGTGAAGCGAACCACTTGCCTCTTTGATTGAAAAAATATTTTCAACTCGTTCGTGTAATTTTTTTACAACTTCAGGGGAAATATCGCTACCTGTTCGACCTGGAACATTGTAAAGCATCACAGGAATTTTTACAGAATCTGCAATCGCTTTGTAGTGTAAAAAGAGACCTTCTGCTGTTGGTTTGTTATAGTATGGAGAGACTGAAAGAATTGCATCAGCTCCAGCTTTTTCGGCAAATTTTGCAAGATTCATCGCTTCAATTGTGCTGTTGCTTCCCGCACCTGCAAGAACTTTTGTTTCGCTATTTTTTGTAACTTCGATTGCAATTTCAATACATCGCTGGTGTTCGTCATGTGAAAGAGTCGCACTCTCTCCAGTCGTTCCAACTGGCACAACCCAATCTGTTCCAAGTCTCATCTGTCTTTCGATGAGGTCGCCATAAGTTTTCTCATCAACTTTTCCGCCACTAAAAGGGGTAATAAGTGCGGTCATCGATCCTCTTGGTCTAATCATTTTTTCCTCCAAAGAAATTCTTTTTTTATTGTAACTCATTTGAGATTTGAAAATGAAAAAATCTATAATTTTTCTAAAACTTTATGGAGTGAAGTATCCTCACCAAGAAGTCTCTTAAAAATAATGTAGTTTGCTAAAACTTTTTTTCCATATTTTCTGGTTTCACCATAAGTTAAAGTTTCGAGTGAGAGAAATGGTTCATATTTCCCTTCTTTAAATTTTTGCCGTTTCACCCGTTTTGCATAACTTGCCCCTGCATTATAAGCATATGCAATAAGAAGTGGGTGATCGAACGATCTTTTTAAATCTTTTAAATGGTGAAGGGAATATTCGACACTCTTTTTAAATTGAAACATATCTTCATACTCAATTTTCTCACCACGATTTTTTGCAATGTCATCAACAAGAAAAGGCATCATTTGCATACTTCCAAGAGCATAAGCAATAGAAATTACAGATGGGATAAAACGACTCTCTTGTCGAGAAATTGCTAATAGAATTGCCTGTAAATCAAGATTTTCGCCAACCATATATTTTTGTAATTCCGTTGGAAAAGATTGAATTCTGTATCTATTTCCTCTCTGCATTAAATAGTAGTAAATTTCCCACTGATTTTTATTTTTAAATTTTTCAGCAAGTTTGAGAATCTCATCCGAACTATTTTTTGAAATTGAGTGAAGAAATTTTTGCCACTGAAAAGGATTTGAAGAGTCTAAATCGATTTCCCCTTTTTCTGCCAAATCAACACCAGAAAGATAGCCATCAATTTTTTTACCGAGAGTTTCGTGGGCATAAATTGTATAGATATTTATATCCCAGCTTTTTACGAGTTTTTCCAGATATTTTTTATCATTCGAGAGCATAAACATCCAAAATTTCGCTTCATCTTTATACTCTTGATAATAAGCGACCTCATCGGCAACTTTGAAAAATTGGAATGCCTTATCCTCTAAACCTTTTTGAATGTAAAAATAGGCGAGTCGCAAAAGTGCTTTTCCGCTAATATTTTTTGATGGTTCTAATTCGAGAAAACTCTTTTTAATTTTATGAAAATTTCCATAAGCAAGAACAGTCGCTACAAACTTCTCAAATCTATTTTTATCTTTTTGCAAACCTCTGAGAAAATTTGGTGAAAGTTCTGTATCAATTCGGACATCTTTTCGTTTTTGCGGTGCAATTCCTAGAAAAATATCAAGATAAATTTCTGGATATTTGTAAAGAGTCTTTGTCATACTCTGTTTGTAGTAAAAACTTTTTGTTAAATACTCTATCTTCTCATCTTTTTCAAAATGCTTCTGCATAAAATATTTTGCAATTCCTGAAGAATTGTTTGAGAGAAATCTCGGAGTTATGCACATTTTTGGCATTTCTGAGATTTTAACATCACAAGGATTACTCTTTTCTGGAAAATATTTATCAATTCTCCAAGTTGAGCGATGAACTAAATTATAAGCCCTCTCCTTCTGATCTTTTGAGACATTTTGTTGCAAAAATTGCCAAATGTAAAAATCCCGTGCATAACCTTTAGGATAACTCTCAATTTCGGAAAGTGTGATTTCACGACTCCAAATTGAACTTATAAACAAAATAAGAAAATATAAAACTTTCAAATGAAAAACTCCTTTTTTTGACTTTGTAAAATTCTAACAATTTTGTTTGGCAAAAAAAGTTGTTTTTTATGAATTAATAATTTCTAACTTGTTTACATGTGAAAAAATCATATTTCCAAAAGCTTTAAAAGTTCAGGAAATTTTTTTTCAAAATAGTGCGGTTGAGACTCAAGTTGGTTTTTTGGTGAAATCAGATTTTTACAAGATGAGAGTGAAAATTGAATTGTCGGAGAAATCCGACAATGACACGACTATTAAAAAAATCGCCAATAAATAAAAGCTAAACTAAAAATAGTTAAAAGAACTAAGCCTATTTTTGCATGAATTAAAAGCCAAAATGGTGGTTGGAATTCCTGCGGAACAGATTTGTGTGTAATAACTTTATAGTTTATAAAAGCGAGAATTGGTGCTGTTACAAAAGAGATTGTTGTCGCAATATCAACAAGAAATCCCATGCTTTTTGTGAAATATCCAATAATTACGAGAGAACCAAAAACAACAAAAGCCAACCAAAGATAATTTAGAATTTCCAATTTTTTGACATTTGGAAAAAGAACTTTAAAAGTTGGTTTGAAAATTCGGCTGTAAGCATCTAAACACATGAGAGTTGTGCTAAACATTGTTGTGATTGAAGCGACCGCAATTACAGGATAAGCCCAATCGCCGATGGAACTTGTGTATAAATTTACGAGTTGTTCGGCAAAAACCGTGCCTTTTGGAGAAAAGACCTCATCGCTACCATACATAACAAAAGCACCGAGAGACAAAAATCCAATTGCAATGAAAAGAGTTCCAAAATATCCTATATTGAAATCACGAAGTGCTTCGTGGAGAGAAATCTTTTTACCACTCTCTTTCTGTTTTGCACTTGACCAAAGTGAATGCCAAACAGAAATATCGATCGGTGCAGGCATCCAGCCGATAAATGCAATCAAAAATGCAATATGAACCGTGTTTGAGAAATCAAAATCAGCAAAAGATATTTTCTCAAATTCAAAAACCGTTCCAACCGCTATTATTGTAGAGATTGTAAGAGCAAGAATAATAAATTTGATAACTGTGTCGATGAGGTCGTATCGTCCAATTGAGACAATCGCCGTTGAAATTGCCAAAAGTCCAATACTGATTTGGAAAAGTGAAAAATCCAATCCAAAAATATACCCAACTAAACTTGCCGTTACAATTGTTACTGCCGACTGAATTGTTAGCATTGTAAGAATTGTTAAAACTCCGTAAAGAGCAACAGCCCATTTTCCAACTTTTTGATAGCCCTGAATCAAATTTTCACCCGTCGCCGAAACATACCGAGGTGCAAATTCAAAAAATGGATATTTGACAATATTTGCCAAAATCAAAACTCCGATAAGTGCAAATCCGAATTCCGCACCTGCTTTTGTCGATTGCACAATATGAGAAACACCAACAGCAGCTCCAGCCCATAGCAGACCCGGCCCAATTGTTTGTAGAAATTTAAAAATTTTTCATTCCTTTAAAAATTTGAATTTTTTCCAACTATTTGGAAAGATAAATTTGGATCACTATTTGCCCAAGCTTTTCCAATTTCATCTTTCTCTTTTGTGTCGTCATTTGAAATTCTGTCAGTACCTTTGTATTCAAAAACTCCAATTTTCCCATTCTGAAACTTCACAAGAAAATCGGGATAGAACTTTGCATTTGCCATTTGTAACCAGAATGAGTTTTTAAAGTCTGTACCATTTTTGAACCAAAATTTGACCTCATCGCTACTATCCAATTTTTCGGCAAATTCTTTCTCTTCACTATTCATTTTTTCAATAGTTTTACAAAAGTGTTTTCTGTAATTGTGATTTTCAAAACCTCGATAGTTTTGGCAACTCAATTCAAAAACTTCTTTGTCTGTGAAAAGTGATTTTACTTCTTGTTCAAACAAAACCTTTTTTGAGTTTCGGACTCTTTCAATTAATTCATTTTCAATCTGTTTTGCCACTCTGTATTCATGACTTGCGATGAGGTGATTTGGAATTTCAGAATTTCTTAAAACAGAACTTACAAATTCACGAATAAATTGATTTGAAAGAGAATCTATTTTTATGTTTTGTAAAATTCGCTTAATTAACTCAAGTGAAAAATCTCCATTTTTCTCAAAAAGTGATTTTTGATAATTTCGTTTTCCAATCTCTTTGAATTTTCCATTTTCAATATCAATAATATTTTCCGTTGAAGTGATATTTTTCATTTTCAAAAAACCTGTATTTTTCAAAAACTCTTCTCTATCAATTTCAAAGTTTTCAAAAATAAAAGACTCTTCAAAAAGTGAATTTTTATACATTGCCTTAGGA
This genomic stretch from Thiovulum sp. ES harbors:
- a CDS encoding dihydrodipicolinate synthase (PFAM: Dihydrodipicolinate synthetase family~TIGRFAM: dihydrodipicolinate synthase), which produces MIRPRGSMTALITPFSGGKVDEKTYGDLIERQMRLGTDWVVPVGTTGESATLSHDEHQRCIEIAIEVTKNSETKVLAGAGSNSTIEAMNLAKFAEKAGADAILSVSPYYNKPTAEGLFLHYKAIADSVKIPVMLYNVPGRTGSDISPEVVKKLHERVENIFSIKEASGSLHRVVELRNIPNLDIISGDDAINYQILASGGNGVISVTANLLPNKMAELVKAVQNGDFQKGRDINQELSEINSVLFVESNPIPIKAIMHLAGLLPTLEYRLPLTPPSLENMKKLEKTLQKYEVLK
- a CDS encoding putative short-chain alcohol dehydrogenase (PFAM: short chain dehydrogenase), with amino-acid sequence MRKTLVISGGTRGIGRAIVEEFASNGIDVAFTYNSNSEIADEMVKDLTEKHGGKYRAYQLNILEPETYKDLFKKIDEDFERVDFFVSNAIISGRSVVGGFGPFMRLKPKGLTNIYTATVTSFIVGTQEAVKRMEKVGGGSVISLSSTGNLVFTPNYTGHGNSKAAVETVVRYASQELGEKGIRVNAVSGGPIDTDALKKFPNYDEVKAEVVKRSPLSRMGLPDDLSGITYFLTTEKASWITGQTFIVDGGTVFA
- a CDS encoding soluble lytic murein transglycosylase-like protein (PFAM: Transglycosylase SLT domain); translated protein: MKVLYFLILFISSIWSREITLSEIESYPKGYARDFYIWQFLQQNVSKDQKERAYNLVHRSTWRIDKYFPEKSNPCDVKISEMPKMCITPRFLSNNSSGIAKYFMQKHFEKDEKIEYLTKSFYYKQSMTKTLYKYPEIYLDIFLGIAPQKRKDVRIDTELSPNFLRGLQKDKNRFEKFVATVLAYGNFHKIKKSFLELEPSKNISGKALLRLAYFYIQKGLEDKAFQFFKVADEVAYYQEYKDEAKFWMFMLSNDKKYLEKLVKSWDINIYTIYAHETLGKKIDGYLSGVDLAEKGEIDLDSSNPFQWQKFLHSISKNSSDEILKLAEKFKNKNQWEIYYYLMQRGNRYRIQSFPTELQKYMVGENLDLQAILLAISRQESRFIPSVISIAYALGSMQMMPFLVDDIAKNRGEKIEYEDMFQFKKSVEYSLHHLKDLKRSFDHPLLIAYAYNAGASYAKRVKRQKFKEGKYEPFLSLETLTYGETRKYGKKVLANYIIFKRLLGEDTSLHKVLEKL
- a CDS encoding hypothetical protein (PFAM: Uncharacterized protein conserved in bacteria (DUF2336)): MKVKLVIDDLEFPVGYELLETIADRIGDYESLAELYQKLANSTNPAVRKAIAYYDKIPEDVVELLAKDNEPEVVERVLSNNIARVSEDTIRNIIENSPTTDILKAIVNRFDNLEVEEPNEILNLIIEKYGENLEVLGEIAESWEVPKFVLKKLAQHEDPDIVKKAKEALER